A window of the Tenebrio molitor chromosome 1, icTenMoli1.1, whole genome shotgun sequence genome harbors these coding sequences:
- the LOC138141569 gene encoding craniofacial development protein 2-like, which yields MNKKTIRLGTWNVRTMLAPGKMSETAREMRRYKIEILAIQETRWSGKGKIDKTNFTLYYAGEKKQGKNGTAFLVGGGIRNKIMQYEAVDGRISWIRIENKQANITIINAYALTENSKEEEKTKFNDKLEKVCEKVKRNDILMIVGDFNAKIGKKERNEGVAGKATIHDTTNDNGAKICDLAAATNTFIVSTQYRHKREHKITWMIPGGTEGNQIDHMLISKKWKRIIQDVRT from the coding sequence ATGAATAAGAAAACCATCAGACTGGGCACATGGAACGTAAGAACAATGTTAGCGCCAGGGAAGATGTCCGAAACAGCGAGAGAAATGAGAAGATACAAAATCGAAATACTAGCAATACAGGAAACAAGATGGTCAGGAAAGGGAAAGATAGACAAAACGAACTTCACACTATATTACGCTGGGGAGAAAAAGCAAGGGAAGAACGGAACAGCATTTTTAGTAGGAGGGGGGATAAGAAACAAGATAATGCAATATGAAGCGGTGGATGGAAGAATATCGTGGATCAGAATCGAAAACAAGCAAGCAaacataacaataataaacgcATATGCGCTAACAGAGAATAgcaaagaagaagaaaaaactaaatttaacgACAAACTGGAAAAAGTATGTGAGAAAGTAAAAAGAAACGACATCTTAATGATAGTGGGGGACTTCAATGCGAAGATAGGGAAGAAGGAACGCAATGAAGGTGTAGCAGGGAAAGCGACAATCCACGACACCACTAACGACAACGGAGCGAAGATTTGCGACCTGGCGGCAGCAACAAACACATTCATTGTTAGCACGCAATACAGACATAAAAGAGAGCACAAGATAACATGGATGATTCCAGGGGGGACAGAGGGAAACCAAATAGACCACATGCTAATCTCCAAAAAGTGGAAAAGAATAATACAAGATGTTAGGACATAG